In Chelmon rostratus isolate fCheRos1 chromosome 4, fCheRos1.pri, whole genome shotgun sequence, a genomic segment contains:
- the usp1 gene encoding ubiquitin carboxyl-terminal hydrolase 1 isoform X3 has protein sequence MPGLQGESVSGTLGSPVKKSKLSLKFLQKKETKRALDFSEPQADEPKTFEPVEPEASSCDQVVPGPSPCPASPGLLLPCEKRENLVPFVGLNNLGNTCYLNSVLQVLYYCPGLREGMKILHNLSKRKDKAKGETNKSEESEVVAEALPPQIELLGSFNSLITSVEQLQSSFLLNPDSFSEGELATPPRKILHTLRQLNPMYEGCLQHDAQEVLQCILGYIQEACDTMRRQQELERKDDDLTKVKTENGVDLGSGASAAESSAPTEEDGQVSGKRKSDTEVGNAKKKPKSVKSNKSEAEEGVRNKPLTRSKRRSSSDITVDSTQDKDREGEAEDEGVKKLHREEEGGSDSEEKGEKASKEADGKRKKRVKLSWLRPSGKQPSIFSKFRSVGKISCTTVKNQNKPEQNGLTHDQSPNEKTSEERSPQNMAEDKKAMKPQDSEGLDLMKHLFQGQLVLRTRCLECESFTERREDFQDISVPVLDDQPSSSDDISEVSPDPKPELKTLKWAIGQFASVERIVGEDKYFCETCHHYTEAERSLLFDKTPEVITIHLKRFSANSLELDPYAGLSKVNTPLQTPLTLSLEEWCTRRSSTKGPHYQLFAVVMHSGVTISSGHYTAYVRMSGLKEVKLWLRDRKEPEEEEEEEQKEATRVKDGVLDYDDGEVSFSLNARRGACLASSKTGGKKPLEGGVGLLGGQRSLSSYDLGNGSSTHTERAAGGGATEGSRRRKSNSLGQNTEAGLKKEPGVGEEASMAPCGGVETTEQQALNNLLEYEGKWLLFDDSEVRMFEEEDFLRACSPQTYSSSTPYLLFYRKMPDPAH, from the exons ATGCCAGGCCTGCAGGGTGAAAGTGTTTCGGGGACGCTGGGGAGCCCCGTCAAGAAGAGCAAACTCTCTCTGAAGTTCCTCCAGAAGAAAGAAACTAAACGGGCTCTGGATTTCTCTGAACCGCAGGCAGATGAACCTAAAACGTTTGAACCAGTGGAGCCCGAGGCCAG CAGCTGTGATCAGGTGGTCCCTGGTCCTTCTCCATGTCCAGCCTCGCCTGGCCTTCTCCTGCCATGCGAGAAGAGAGAGAACTTGGTCCCATTTGTGGGGCTCAACAACTTGGGCAACACCTGCTATTTGAACAGTGTCTTACAG GTCCTGTACTACTGCCCAGGGCTCAGAGAGGGCATGAAGATTCTACACAACCTGTctaagagaaaagacaaagcaaagggAGAAACTAATAAAAGCGAAGAG TCAGAAGTTGTAGCCGAGGCTTTGCCGCCTCAAATTGAGCTGCTCGGGAGCTTCAACAGTCTGATAACAtcagtggagcagctgcagtccAGCTTCCTGCTGAACCCCGACAGCTTCAGTGAAGGAGAGCTGGCCACACCGCCTCGTAAGATACTCCACACACTCAG GCAGCTGAACCCCATGTATGAAGGTTGTCTTCAACACGACGCCCAGGAGGTGCTGCAGTGCATCCTGGGATATATCCAAGAGGCTTGTGACACCatgaggaggcagcaggagtTGGAGAGGAAGGACGACGACCTGACCAAGGTTAAAACCGAGAATGGTGTCGATTTGGGTTCCGGCGCCTCTGCAGCAGAATCCAGCGCTCCCACAGAAGAGGACGGCCAAGTCAGCGGCAAGAGGAAGAGTGACACTGAAGTGGGAAATGCCAAAAAGAAGCCAAAATCTGTCAAGTCTAACAAATctgaggcagaggaaggagTGAGAAATAAACCCCTCACACGCTCCAAAAGGAGGTCctccagtgacatcactgtAGACAGCACCCAAGACAAAGATAGAGAGGGTGAGGCAGAGGATGAGGGGGTGAAGAAGCTGCatcgggaggaggagggagggagtgacaGTGAGGAGAAAGGTGAAAAGGCATCTAAAGAGGCAgatgggaaaagaaagaagagggtTAAGCTGAGCTGGCTGAGGCCTTCTGGCAAACAGCCGAGTATATTCTCCAAGTTCCGTAGCGTGGGGAAGATCAGCTGCACGACTGTGaagaaccaaaacaaaccaGAGCAGAACGGGCTGACTCACGACCAAAGTCCAAATGAGAAGACCAGTGAGGAGCGATCGCCACAAAACATGGCAGAAGACAAGAAGGCAATGAAACCTCAAG ATTCAGAGGGCCTGGATCTGATGAAGCACTTGTTCCAGGGCCAACTGGTTCTGAGGACTCGCTGTCTGGAGTGTGAGAGcttcacagagaggagagaagactTCCAGGACATTAGTGTCCCAGTGCTTGATGACCAACCCAGCAGCTCGGACGACATCTCTGAGG TCTCTCCTGatcctaaaccagagctgaagaCACTGAAATGGGCCATCGGTCAGTTTGCTTCAGTGGAGCGCATCGTCGGGGAGGACAAATACTTCTGTGAGACCTGTCATCATTACACAGAGGCCGAGAGAAGTCTGCTGTTTGACAAAACTCCTGAAGTGATCACCATTCACCTGAAGCGCTTCTCTGCCAACAGTTTAGA ACTGGACCCGTATGCGGGTCTGTCTAAAGTGAACACTCCTTTGCAGACCCCTTTGACCTTGTCTCTGGAGGAGTGGTGCACCCGACGTTCGTCCACGAAGGGTCCACACtatcagctgtttgctgtggtCATGCACAGCGGCGTCACCATCAGCAGCGGCCACTACACCGCCTACGTCCGCATGTCTGGTCTGAAAGAGGTGAAGCTCTGGCTGCGGGACAGAAAagaaccagaggaggaggaggaggaggaacagaaagagGCAACGCGGGTGAAAGACGGAGTGCTGGATTATGATGATGGGGAGGTGTCGTTTAGCCTGAATGCAAGGAGAGGTGCATGTTTGGCCAGCAGCAAAACGGGAGGCAAGAAGCCGTTAGAGGGTGGGGTTGGACTCCTGGGGGGCCAGAGGAGTTTGTCCAGTTATGACCTCGGGAAcggcagcagcacacacacagagagagcagccgGTGGTGGAGCAACAGAGGGATCCAGACGGAGAAAGAGCAACAGCCTGGGCCAGAATACTGAAGCAGGACTTAAAAAGGAGCCCGGGGTAGGAGAGGAGGCATCGATGGCTCCCTGTGGTGGGGTGgagaccacagagcagcaggctCTGAACAACCTCCTTGAATACGAGGGcaaatggctgctgtttgatgacTCTGAGGTGCGTATGTTTGAGGAGGAGGACTTCCTGCGAGCCTGCTCTCCTCAGACATACTCCTCATCGACTCCGTACCTGCTGTTCTACAGAAAGATGCCTGATCCTGCACACTGA
- the usp1 gene encoding ubiquitin carboxyl-terminal hydrolase 1 isoform X1, with product MPGLQGESVSGTLGSPVKKSKLSLKFLQKKETKRALDFSEPQADEPKTFEPVEPEASSCDQVVPGPSPCPASPGLLLPCEKRENLVPFVGLNNLGNTCYLNSVLQVLYYCPGLREGMKILHNLSKRKDKAKGETNKSEEQSEVVAEALPPQIELLGSFNSLITSVEQLQSSFLLNPDSFSEGELATPPRKILHTLRQLNPMYEGCLQHDAQEVLQCILGYIQEACDTMRRQQELERKDDDLTKVKTENGVDLGSGASAAESSAPTEEDGQVSGKRKSDTEVGNAKKKPKSVKSNKSEAEEGVRNKPLTRSKRRSSSDITVDSTQDKDREGEAEDEGVKKLHREEEGGSDSEEKGEKASKEADGKRKKRVKLSWLRPSGKQPSIFSKFRSVGKISCTTVKNQNKPEQNGLTHDQSPNEKTSEERSPQNMAEDKKAMKPQDSEGLDLMKHLFQGQLVLRTRCLECESFTERREDFQDISVPVLDDQPSSSDDISEVSPDPKPELKTLKWAIGQFASVERIVGEDKYFCETCHHYTEAERSLLFDKTPEVITIHLKRFSANSLELDPYAGLSKVNTPLQTPLTLSLEEWCTRRSSTKGPHYQLFAVVMHSGVTISSGHYTAYVRMSGLKEVKLWLRDRKEPEEEEEEEQKEATRVKDGVLDYDDGEVSFSLNARRGACLASSKTGGKKPLEGGVGLLGGQRSLSSYDLGNGSSTHTERAAGGGATEGSRRRKSNSLGQNTEAGLKKEPGVGEEASMAPCGGVETTEQQALNNLLEYEGKWLLFDDSEVRMFEEEDFLRACSPQTYSSSTPYLLFYRKMPDPAH from the exons ATGCCAGGCCTGCAGGGTGAAAGTGTTTCGGGGACGCTGGGGAGCCCCGTCAAGAAGAGCAAACTCTCTCTGAAGTTCCTCCAGAAGAAAGAAACTAAACGGGCTCTGGATTTCTCTGAACCGCAGGCAGATGAACCTAAAACGTTTGAACCAGTGGAGCCCGAGGCCAG CAGCTGTGATCAGGTGGTCCCTGGTCCTTCTCCATGTCCAGCCTCGCCTGGCCTTCTCCTGCCATGCGAGAAGAGAGAGAACTTGGTCCCATTTGTGGGGCTCAACAACTTGGGCAACACCTGCTATTTGAACAGTGTCTTACAG GTCCTGTACTACTGCCCAGGGCTCAGAGAGGGCATGAAGATTCTACACAACCTGTctaagagaaaagacaaagcaaagggAGAAACTAATAAAAGCGAAGAG CAGTCAGAAGTTGTAGCCGAGGCTTTGCCGCCTCAAATTGAGCTGCTCGGGAGCTTCAACAGTCTGATAACAtcagtggagcagctgcagtccAGCTTCCTGCTGAACCCCGACAGCTTCAGTGAAGGAGAGCTGGCCACACCGCCTCGTAAGATACTCCACACACTCAG GCAGCTGAACCCCATGTATGAAGGTTGTCTTCAACACGACGCCCAGGAGGTGCTGCAGTGCATCCTGGGATATATCCAAGAGGCTTGTGACACCatgaggaggcagcaggagtTGGAGAGGAAGGACGACGACCTGACCAAGGTTAAAACCGAGAATGGTGTCGATTTGGGTTCCGGCGCCTCTGCAGCAGAATCCAGCGCTCCCACAGAAGAGGACGGCCAAGTCAGCGGCAAGAGGAAGAGTGACACTGAAGTGGGAAATGCCAAAAAGAAGCCAAAATCTGTCAAGTCTAACAAATctgaggcagaggaaggagTGAGAAATAAACCCCTCACACGCTCCAAAAGGAGGTCctccagtgacatcactgtAGACAGCACCCAAGACAAAGATAGAGAGGGTGAGGCAGAGGATGAGGGGGTGAAGAAGCTGCatcgggaggaggagggagggagtgacaGTGAGGAGAAAGGTGAAAAGGCATCTAAAGAGGCAgatgggaaaagaaagaagagggtTAAGCTGAGCTGGCTGAGGCCTTCTGGCAAACAGCCGAGTATATTCTCCAAGTTCCGTAGCGTGGGGAAGATCAGCTGCACGACTGTGaagaaccaaaacaaaccaGAGCAGAACGGGCTGACTCACGACCAAAGTCCAAATGAGAAGACCAGTGAGGAGCGATCGCCACAAAACATGGCAGAAGACAAGAAGGCAATGAAACCTCAAG ATTCAGAGGGCCTGGATCTGATGAAGCACTTGTTCCAGGGCCAACTGGTTCTGAGGACTCGCTGTCTGGAGTGTGAGAGcttcacagagaggagagaagactTCCAGGACATTAGTGTCCCAGTGCTTGATGACCAACCCAGCAGCTCGGACGACATCTCTGAGG TCTCTCCTGatcctaaaccagagctgaagaCACTGAAATGGGCCATCGGTCAGTTTGCTTCAGTGGAGCGCATCGTCGGGGAGGACAAATACTTCTGTGAGACCTGTCATCATTACACAGAGGCCGAGAGAAGTCTGCTGTTTGACAAAACTCCTGAAGTGATCACCATTCACCTGAAGCGCTTCTCTGCCAACAGTTTAGA ACTGGACCCGTATGCGGGTCTGTCTAAAGTGAACACTCCTTTGCAGACCCCTTTGACCTTGTCTCTGGAGGAGTGGTGCACCCGACGTTCGTCCACGAAGGGTCCACACtatcagctgtttgctgtggtCATGCACAGCGGCGTCACCATCAGCAGCGGCCACTACACCGCCTACGTCCGCATGTCTGGTCTGAAAGAGGTGAAGCTCTGGCTGCGGGACAGAAAagaaccagaggaggaggaggaggaggaacagaaagagGCAACGCGGGTGAAAGACGGAGTGCTGGATTATGATGATGGGGAGGTGTCGTTTAGCCTGAATGCAAGGAGAGGTGCATGTTTGGCCAGCAGCAAAACGGGAGGCAAGAAGCCGTTAGAGGGTGGGGTTGGACTCCTGGGGGGCCAGAGGAGTTTGTCCAGTTATGACCTCGGGAAcggcagcagcacacacacagagagagcagccgGTGGTGGAGCAACAGAGGGATCCAGACGGAGAAAGAGCAACAGCCTGGGCCAGAATACTGAAGCAGGACTTAAAAAGGAGCCCGGGGTAGGAGAGGAGGCATCGATGGCTCCCTGTGGTGGGGTGgagaccacagagcagcaggctCTGAACAACCTCCTTGAATACGAGGGcaaatggctgctgtttgatgacTCTGAGGTGCGTATGTTTGAGGAGGAGGACTTCCTGCGAGCCTGCTCTCCTCAGACATACTCCTCATCGACTCCGTACCTGCTGTTCTACAGAAAGATGCCTGATCCTGCACACTGA
- the usp1 gene encoding ubiquitin carboxyl-terminal hydrolase 1 isoform X2 translates to MPGLQGESVSGTLGSPVKKSKLSLKFLQKKETKRALDFSEPQADEPKTFEPVEPEASCDQVVPGPSPCPASPGLLLPCEKRENLVPFVGLNNLGNTCYLNSVLQVLYYCPGLREGMKILHNLSKRKDKAKGETNKSEEQSEVVAEALPPQIELLGSFNSLITSVEQLQSSFLLNPDSFSEGELATPPRKILHTLRQLNPMYEGCLQHDAQEVLQCILGYIQEACDTMRRQQELERKDDDLTKVKTENGVDLGSGASAAESSAPTEEDGQVSGKRKSDTEVGNAKKKPKSVKSNKSEAEEGVRNKPLTRSKRRSSSDITVDSTQDKDREGEAEDEGVKKLHREEEGGSDSEEKGEKASKEADGKRKKRVKLSWLRPSGKQPSIFSKFRSVGKISCTTVKNQNKPEQNGLTHDQSPNEKTSEERSPQNMAEDKKAMKPQDSEGLDLMKHLFQGQLVLRTRCLECESFTERREDFQDISVPVLDDQPSSSDDISEVSPDPKPELKTLKWAIGQFASVERIVGEDKYFCETCHHYTEAERSLLFDKTPEVITIHLKRFSANSLELDPYAGLSKVNTPLQTPLTLSLEEWCTRRSSTKGPHYQLFAVVMHSGVTISSGHYTAYVRMSGLKEVKLWLRDRKEPEEEEEEEQKEATRVKDGVLDYDDGEVSFSLNARRGACLASSKTGGKKPLEGGVGLLGGQRSLSSYDLGNGSSTHTERAAGGGATEGSRRRKSNSLGQNTEAGLKKEPGVGEEASMAPCGGVETTEQQALNNLLEYEGKWLLFDDSEVRMFEEEDFLRACSPQTYSSSTPYLLFYRKMPDPAH, encoded by the exons ATGCCAGGCCTGCAGGGTGAAAGTGTTTCGGGGACGCTGGGGAGCCCCGTCAAGAAGAGCAAACTCTCTCTGAAGTTCCTCCAGAAGAAAGAAACTAAACGGGCTCTGGATTTCTCTGAACCGCAGGCAGATGAACCTAAAACGTTTGAACCAGTGGAGCCCGAGGCCAG CTGTGATCAGGTGGTCCCTGGTCCTTCTCCATGTCCAGCCTCGCCTGGCCTTCTCCTGCCATGCGAGAAGAGAGAGAACTTGGTCCCATTTGTGGGGCTCAACAACTTGGGCAACACCTGCTATTTGAACAGTGTCTTACAG GTCCTGTACTACTGCCCAGGGCTCAGAGAGGGCATGAAGATTCTACACAACCTGTctaagagaaaagacaaagcaaagggAGAAACTAATAAAAGCGAAGAG CAGTCAGAAGTTGTAGCCGAGGCTTTGCCGCCTCAAATTGAGCTGCTCGGGAGCTTCAACAGTCTGATAACAtcagtggagcagctgcagtccAGCTTCCTGCTGAACCCCGACAGCTTCAGTGAAGGAGAGCTGGCCACACCGCCTCGTAAGATACTCCACACACTCAG GCAGCTGAACCCCATGTATGAAGGTTGTCTTCAACACGACGCCCAGGAGGTGCTGCAGTGCATCCTGGGATATATCCAAGAGGCTTGTGACACCatgaggaggcagcaggagtTGGAGAGGAAGGACGACGACCTGACCAAGGTTAAAACCGAGAATGGTGTCGATTTGGGTTCCGGCGCCTCTGCAGCAGAATCCAGCGCTCCCACAGAAGAGGACGGCCAAGTCAGCGGCAAGAGGAAGAGTGACACTGAAGTGGGAAATGCCAAAAAGAAGCCAAAATCTGTCAAGTCTAACAAATctgaggcagaggaaggagTGAGAAATAAACCCCTCACACGCTCCAAAAGGAGGTCctccagtgacatcactgtAGACAGCACCCAAGACAAAGATAGAGAGGGTGAGGCAGAGGATGAGGGGGTGAAGAAGCTGCatcgggaggaggagggagggagtgacaGTGAGGAGAAAGGTGAAAAGGCATCTAAAGAGGCAgatgggaaaagaaagaagagggtTAAGCTGAGCTGGCTGAGGCCTTCTGGCAAACAGCCGAGTATATTCTCCAAGTTCCGTAGCGTGGGGAAGATCAGCTGCACGACTGTGaagaaccaaaacaaaccaGAGCAGAACGGGCTGACTCACGACCAAAGTCCAAATGAGAAGACCAGTGAGGAGCGATCGCCACAAAACATGGCAGAAGACAAGAAGGCAATGAAACCTCAAG ATTCAGAGGGCCTGGATCTGATGAAGCACTTGTTCCAGGGCCAACTGGTTCTGAGGACTCGCTGTCTGGAGTGTGAGAGcttcacagagaggagagaagactTCCAGGACATTAGTGTCCCAGTGCTTGATGACCAACCCAGCAGCTCGGACGACATCTCTGAGG TCTCTCCTGatcctaaaccagagctgaagaCACTGAAATGGGCCATCGGTCAGTTTGCTTCAGTGGAGCGCATCGTCGGGGAGGACAAATACTTCTGTGAGACCTGTCATCATTACACAGAGGCCGAGAGAAGTCTGCTGTTTGACAAAACTCCTGAAGTGATCACCATTCACCTGAAGCGCTTCTCTGCCAACAGTTTAGA ACTGGACCCGTATGCGGGTCTGTCTAAAGTGAACACTCCTTTGCAGACCCCTTTGACCTTGTCTCTGGAGGAGTGGTGCACCCGACGTTCGTCCACGAAGGGTCCACACtatcagctgtttgctgtggtCATGCACAGCGGCGTCACCATCAGCAGCGGCCACTACACCGCCTACGTCCGCATGTCTGGTCTGAAAGAGGTGAAGCTCTGGCTGCGGGACAGAAAagaaccagaggaggaggaggaggaggaacagaaagagGCAACGCGGGTGAAAGACGGAGTGCTGGATTATGATGATGGGGAGGTGTCGTTTAGCCTGAATGCAAGGAGAGGTGCATGTTTGGCCAGCAGCAAAACGGGAGGCAAGAAGCCGTTAGAGGGTGGGGTTGGACTCCTGGGGGGCCAGAGGAGTTTGTCCAGTTATGACCTCGGGAAcggcagcagcacacacacagagagagcagccgGTGGTGGAGCAACAGAGGGATCCAGACGGAGAAAGAGCAACAGCCTGGGCCAGAATACTGAAGCAGGACTTAAAAAGGAGCCCGGGGTAGGAGAGGAGGCATCGATGGCTCCCTGTGGTGGGGTGgagaccacagagcagcaggctCTGAACAACCTCCTTGAATACGAGGGcaaatggctgctgtttgatgacTCTGAGGTGCGTATGTTTGAGGAGGAGGACTTCCTGCGAGCCTGCTCTCCTCAGACATACTCCTCATCGACTCCGTACCTGCTGTTCTACAGAAAGATGCCTGATCCTGCACACTGA